The Metallosphaera hakonensis JCM 8857 = DSM 7519 genome includes the window AAATAATTGAGACTCCATGAAATATATTATAGGCTTTGACGATCATGACTCTCCCGCAGGAGGTTGTACAACTCATTTTTCATTCTTAATTTCGAAACAGTTCGAGAGAGAGGGAATTAGAGTAATTGGTTATCCGAGGCTGACTAGGTTAAATCCCAACATACCCTGGAAGACTAGAGGTAACGCTTCCATTTCAATAGTTATTGAAAGTGATAGAGAGAAATCTGACATTCTCGATATGGTCTGGAATGCCTCTATAGAGTACGTTAAGGAAGTTTCTAGAGGGTTTGCATTTAAGAGGTCCCCTGGAGTCGCTATCGCGGAACGTTCCAATGAGATTTTGGAGAATTTTTACTGGAAAGCCGTAACAGATGTCGTAACCAATGACTACGCTGCAAAGGTCTCCGAAAGACTTGGGATCCTCGCCAGAGGAGGTAGGGGCATCATTGGAGCGATAGCCTCAATCGGCTTCAAGGGAGGTAGGGTTTATGAACTTCTAACATACAGAAAGCGAGAGTATTGGGAGAAGAGAAGAACGATAAATCCCAATCAGCTTATCAAATATGATGAAACCTTTTTCCCCATGGTTTATGCTAACTTCGACTACGTTGATATGGAGCCGTTAATCATGTCCCATGGTAAGGA containing:
- a CDS encoding tRNA(Ile)(2)-agmatinylcytidine synthase; its protein translation is MKYIIGFDDHDSPAGGCTTHFSFLISKQFEREGIRVIGYPRLTRLNPNIPWKTRGNASISIVIESDREKSDILDMVWNASIEYVKEVSRGFAFKRSPGVAIAERSNEILENFYWKAVTDVVTNDYAAKVSERLGILARGGRGIIGAIASIGFKGGRVYELLTYRKREYWEKRRTINPNQLIKYDETFFPMVYANFDYVDMEPLIMSHGKDPVLYGLRGIDPSILIQGMKMIQANEDMEGYLIFNTNQGSDDHFRISKARPYNSFIGEAKVDSVKVVQGGDCIIFAQNNVIVVYKETGELNQAARELLPGDIIRVYGAVKPSSGYGVIIEPEKMEVLELKNKIKQINPRCPKCGASSESLGRDKGFRCRSCRYRFAQNKIIVEESRSISLGTYQTRKYRHLTKPVFMTE